Genomic DNA from Lutibacter sp. A80:
GTAGACAATCGTTTTTTAATGATGCAAAGTACAGATTGCCCTAATTTAGAAAAAACCTTAGGAAGTTGGTATCCAGCAATTCCACCTTTAAGTCAATGTTATACAGGACTTTCACCTGCCGATTATTTTGGTAGAACTATGGTTGAAAAATTACCAGATAGCATAAAAGTAGGTGTTATTAATGTTGCCGTTGGAGGTTGTGATATACGCTTATTTGACAAAGATTTATACTTAGAGTACGATGATACTTATCCTGAAGCTTGGTTTACAGATAAAGTTGCAGGCTATGGCGGTAATCCGTATCAACGTATAATTAAACTTGCCAAATTAGCGCAAAAAGATGGTGTAATTAAAGGTATTTTATTACATCAAGGTGAAACAAATACAGGAGATGAAAATTGGCCGTTGTATGTAGCAACTGTTTACAATAATATGCTAGAAGATCTTTCTTTAAATGCAGCCGATGTGCCTTTGTTAGTTGGTGAAGTTGTTCATGAAAATCAACAAGGTAAATGTGCAAGTATGAATGCAATTATTGCAACTGTACCAAAAGTGATTCCAACAGCACATGTAATTTCATCAGATGGTTGTTCGGTAAAATCAGATAATGTTCATTTTAATGCTCAAGGTTACCGTGAATTAGGAAAACGTTATGCAATTGAAATGTTAAAAATAGTAGAAAACTAAAATTCTTAATTGAATTTATTCGATAAAAATATGAGTGAAAATACCATAAAATTTCAACGCAAACTTTGGGAAAACCCTTGGGGTTACGCTGAATCTTTTTTTATAGGTTTTGGATTAATGCTAACAGGCTTTTTTTTAGAAGTTTTTGCAGGTTCAGAACATATAGTTACAGTTTCGTATCCGTACAATATTTTTATATTGTTTGGTTATATTTTAGTGTTATTTGTACTGTATAAAAAATTTGCAGATAAGCAGTTGATTCGGTGGCTTACCAAAGTTCCAGCTTCTATTTCAAGCATTGTACTTATTACTATTTTGGTAATGTTCATGGGAATAATTCCACAGGTTCCTTCAACCAATAATTTAATCAATAATTTAGGCTTAAATCGCATTACTACAAACTGGGCATTTTTATTAATTTTATTTCAATTTTTAACCTGTTTAGGTCTTATTTCAATCAAAAGAATTTTACAATTTAAGTGGAGTAATTTTGGGTTTATTTTAAATCACGTAGGCTTATTTTTAGCACTAACAGCAGGTATGTTAGGTACTGGAGATTTACAGCGGTTATCTATAAATTTATATGAAGAAAAACCAAGTTGGATAGCAACGGATGCACAAAATAACCAACTTGAATTGCCTTTTGCTTTTTATTTAAAAGATTTTGTAATTGAAGAATATGCACCAAAATTAGCATTAATAGACAATAGTACCGGGAGTATTTCGCAAAATAAAGGCAATAATTTATATTTAGTTGAAAAAGATGAAACCTATTTTTTTAACAATTTTGAAGTAACGGTTGAAGATTATTTACCAAATGCCATTCGCTTTGGAATGCGATATGAACCTGTTAATGAAATTGGCGCACCACCAGCGGCATTTATTTCAGTAAAAAATATTGAAAATGATTCCATTCAAAAAGGGTGGATTAGTAGCGGAAGTTTCCGATATTCATATGAATCATTAAAAATTAATGATGCCTATTCTATGGTAATGACCATTCCTGAAGCAAAAAAATTTAGTTCAGACATAGATATTTTAACTAAAGAAGGAGAACGTATAAGTACAGTTTTAGAAGTAAATAAGCCTTTTAAATTTAGAGGTTATAAAATTTATCAATTAAGTTACGATGATAAAATGGGTAAATGGAGTAATTTAAGCGTTTTAGAACTTGTAAAAGACCCTTGGCTTCCTTTAATATATTTGGGTATATTTATGATGATTGCTGGTGCTATTTATATGTTTTGGATGGGAAATAAAATAACTAAAAACGAATAATATGACTTGGATAGATTTTCCTTTTTA
This window encodes:
- a CDS encoding cytochrome c biogenesis protein ResB translates to MNLFDKNMSENTIKFQRKLWENPWGYAESFFIGFGLMLTGFFLEVFAGSEHIVTVSYPYNIFILFGYILVLFVLYKKFADKQLIRWLTKVPASISSIVLITILVMFMGIIPQVPSTNNLINNLGLNRITTNWAFLLILFQFLTCLGLISIKRILQFKWSNFGFILNHVGLFLALTAGMLGTGDLQRLSINLYEEKPSWIATDAQNNQLELPFAFYLKDFVIEEYAPKLALIDNSTGSISQNKGNNLYLVEKDETYFFNNFEVTVEDYLPNAIRFGMRYEPVNEIGAPPAAFISVKNIENDSIQKGWISSGSFRYSYESLKINDAYSMVMTIPEAKKFSSDIDILTKEGERISTVLEVNKPFKFRGYKIYQLSYDDKMGKWSNLSVLELVKDPWLPLIYLGIFMMIAGAIYMFWMGNKITKNE
- a CDS encoding sialate O-acetylesterase is translated as MNSFKISAPLFLLVVMVLFTTSAFSQNSNFHVYLCFGQSNMEGQGVIEEQDKTVDNRFLMMQSTDCPNLEKTLGSWYPAIPPLSQCYTGLSPADYFGRTMVEKLPDSIKVGVINVAVGGCDIRLFDKDLYLEYDDTYPEAWFTDKVAGYGGNPYQRIIKLAKLAQKDGVIKGILLHQGETNTGDENWPLYVATVYNNMLEDLSLNAADVPLLVGEVVHENQQGKCASMNAIIATVPKVIPTAHVISSDGCSVKSDNVHFNAQGYRELGKRYAIEMLKIVEN